TCTAGTCGGGGTCCGTTAGCAGGCTTTCACCACTGTGCTCCTGGGCACGGATATCATCCGGGTTGCGCAGGGAGCAATTTTCCAGGGACAGGCAACCACAGCCGATACAGCCTCCCAGGTCTTCCTGCAAGGCTTTCAGTTGCTGTATACGGTGTTCCAGATCGTCATACCAGGCGCGAGACATTTTTTCCCACTGTTGTCTGGTCGGGGCTTTGTTTTTGGGTAGCGAATCCAGCGCGTTGGATATCTCCTGCAAGCTCAACCCGACTTGCTGCGCCGCTTTAATGACCGCGATACGTCGTAACACACTGCGCTGGTAGCGGCGCTGGTTGCCGGAGTTCCGGTGACTACTGATCAGGTTTTTCTGCTCGTAAAAATGCAGGGCGGAGACTTTTACACCCGACCGTTTGGCAACTTCCCCGATACTCAAATCCATTGCGCTGTCCTGCTTATAAAAAAATGTAAATAACGCTTTACCTCAACTTAAGTTGAGGTTTTAGAGTAGCACCTGATTCAGACAATGGACAGGTACCGGTGATGCCAGTGGCAAACAAAGCGCGGGAAATAGCGATGAAATCTAAAACACGACCCTATATTTCAGGTCTCTTCTTTGACGGCTTGTCCTCCGGACTGTTTATGATGGCATTGCCCTGGGTGATGCTGGCAACGCCGGGTATGGGCACCTTCGTGGCTTTGGTTGCCATGGTTTGTACCGCCAGTTCTTTTTTTGTAACACCTCTTTTTTCCACTCTGATCGATCGCCATTCGCGCAAATCGATACTGGTGGCTGTGCAAGTGATTCAGTCCTCGACCGCAGCTGGAGTCCTTGTGTTGTATACGATCAATGCCGAGTCACATTGGTGGCTGGCCGGTGCCCAGTTGGTGTTCTGGGTCACGAACGATCTGGCCTGGTCGGCCAACAGTGCTTTCACCCAGGAGAATTATGACCGGCATGAATATGGAACCATCTCCGGCTATCAGGAGATAGTTATGCAAACCACCACTCTGGGGGCGGGTGCCTTGGGAGTGTTGCTATTAACCCATTGGGGAATG
The DNA window shown above is from Aestuariirhabdus haliotis and carries:
- the soxR gene encoding redox-sensitive transcriptional activator SoxR produces the protein MDLSIGEVAKRSGVKVSALHFYEQKNLISSHRNSGNQRRYQRSVLRRIAVIKAAQQVGLSLQEISNALDSLPKNKAPTRQQWEKMSRAWYDDLEHRIQQLKALQEDLGGCIGCGCLSLENCSLRNPDDIRAQEHSGESLLTDPD